From Enoplosus armatus isolate fEnoArm2 chromosome 23, fEnoArm2.hap1, whole genome shotgun sequence:
GCAGTGTGCCACCTACTGCAAACTAAGAGGTAAAATGcatgtgcattgtgtgtgtttatttgttcagttgCATGCTTCTTGCTTTAGGGCTACAACTCGTAATGTGTTCAGGAAATAGTTGGTGGAGTCACAGCTATTAAAACTGAATGTGTCCTCTCCAAAATGATGTAGCTTTTTGATGAAAGATGTTATGGTTCAAATGCAGCTGTGTCTCATTAAAACAGAGGATGTGCTCCGAAAGAAAGCCAAGAATTAAAATCAGAAGAGATGGCATGCATTTGAAAGTGGATTCTTAGAGTTGCACCCTTTTAAGGctcatgtcttcttcttcttcttctctggtctTCTCCAGGTGATGAAACCTACCAGGACATCTTCAGAGACTTTTCACACATGGCCTCAAACAACCCAGAGAAGCTCAAACGCCGCAGCGCAGACCCCAAAACTTAACCAGCTGTTGCCTCCTCTTCACCCCTGCTGTACAATGCTACttgctgtcaaacacacatgcatagaaaACATGCTGGTATCCAACTCACaggcatgcagacacacattttcccTGGCTACCTGCCACATGTTCAGTCATAGCTCAGCTGGTGTTGACTTCAGAGGGGACGAACTCTCTTAACAGTGAATTCTTTGTGTGAACACGTCAGACCAGAACAATTGTGTCCGAGAGGgaacactgcagcagctttatGAGAGCAGCATGAGGTGTCTTTATGTGTAGCAGAGGGTAACGCCATCTCTCCGCCAAGATAATTGAATCCtgtaaatctgttttgtttttttttaaactaaaaggGCAGTTTTTATGTTcctctgtcatttctgttgaaTTGTTACATGAAAAAGAAGTGAAGATGTTTGTTGGAAATGGAAATAATTGAagatttttacttttggaataTTTTTAGTCattgtttatgtctgttttgCCAAACTGTGTGAGGTACTTGAGATTTGTATCATGATCAAATAAACCACAATACAAAACTTACTTAtaagtgtgtttttacaaaaaacaattacaagCCTAGGTTCATCTTTAAACGATACTGTGCAGTAGTATGTTTTGCTGTCAAGAGTATGAATCCCCAGCAGAGGGCGACATCATTTTGTGATGGAGCGTGTTATCAAAAAGTTGCTGGTCATCAGTGATATCGCCACAGAAGATACTCCCTCCCCTATATGTTAAAGACTGAGAAAAAAACTACTAAAGGTAAAGACGCAttgaaacaaaatacattgctttttaatcaaaaatgagTATAAAATATCACGTTTTAACATATAACAGTGTCAGGTCGCAGCCTGGATGTTTGAGTGGTAGGTTTAAGGCTAGAGTGTTACAGCTTTGAATCACAGTCAGGAAAAGCTGGTTAAGACgaacattttccacatttcaacAATTAGAGAAGCTCCACTATTCAGTAGCTGCCAGTACGATGAAGTGACTACAAGTCACATGAGATTAGTCTGCCAGTAATCAGCAGGTCACCGTCTGTCCTGTGAACATGGTGTTCATTCAGCCAAACATCTCGGGTTTACAAACACAGTCTGGGTTTATAGTCTGGGTTATATGTAAGTGCTTATTCAAGCAATGATTGTACgatcagaaaatgtaaaataacagtCTTGTATTCCTGCCCAGCAACATGATGCACTGGTGGAAAGTGAGAGAGTTGCTGGTGTCTGCGGCTCTTTTTGAGCTATTGCTGTGTTCATAATGAATCAGTTAACATTGAGCAGCACAGAGGCGGGCTGCTAATCATCAAGAAATCTATCGTCTTTTACGGTGCATCTTCTTAAATCTTCTTTTTCATTGTAATTACCACAACTACTGGGCATTCAGTACATACCACAGCAGGGAGTACTGATTGTTTATTAACTTTCTGTGAAAAATAATGTTGTCGTGTAGCTATAGAGACAGCAGGGGGGACTGGGGGACTGGGGGCCAATAGGGGCCCAATAGTGAATGAATCCGGCCATGCTAATTGCCATATCTATTGTCATCAGTGCCTTCATTAGAAGAGTGAAGATTAATCATGTATATGCAAACTTTAAATACACTGGTCAGTTAAAGCAGCAGAATCAGATTCACACTTTAAATTCACATAAACcaccaagaaaataaaatagttttctACTTAGTAGTATGGAGACACTTGATGGGAcgtgtaataataatagtagtaacaaaaaaactaaatttcaAATTTTCCTTCACATTTCCTATCTTGCATTCTACTGAGCATGTAAAGCAACCATACGTCTGTACATTGCACATAGAGTATTTCAATGCACAGTTTCCTTTAGGCAGAAGGAACTGGTCTCAACATTAAACTGAGGTTACAATGTTTAACAGAGTCAGGAACTCACTGGCCCCGTCATGCTGTCAGAGTTTACACAGTAAGCTTCTTTCTTCACTTTGGGTCTGAATCTCTGAGGTACAAAGCAAACACGTGTGCAGCAGCCCACTAACTGACGGTGTCTTATTTCACCTGTCAGACCTTTCAACTTATCTATGAATCGTGTCAGAAGGCAAACTATTCATCTGTTCCAACTCTGAATGTAAACCCTTATCTTTGTCGTCAAGGGAAGGCCTTTGAGGAGCCGGTGGGTCTGTGAAGGAGAAGTACTGAGGCAGAGTGGCCATGGTCAAAGTACCGAGAACGAGGAAACTGCCCGCCACCATGAAGGAAGCGATGTAGTTGCCCGTGACGTCCTTGAGAAACCCTTGGGATATGGAgatgggagaaaaagagggaatatTCACACTAAAACACAGAACAAGTTGCTTTCACATGGACACACGTTTGTTATTAGtgtcacctgtgctttttctgctaCGACAAGTCAACATGTTTGCTGTGACAAAGGCTGTGATGATTTATTTGGTAACTTAAAGAAACAGGAGTACTCTGACGCTAGCAAGGTTATCAAGGTTCAGGTTAGCAAGATTTATTAAGATGATAAGCTAGTCTTGATAAACCACAAACTCACTGTCTACCATTTTTATTGGAGCttctttctactgaagaaaagCCCATGTTCTGTGGATAATCCAAAGTAACAGGAGCACAGATCTTGTCATAAATATAATTTTCTAATGCTTTAAACTCCCCAAATGAACTTCCATTCATGTCCATAGTATTGAGGTGGAGACATAAATCTCTGAGACACAAAGtaaatctcaaaacctgggcaaaCCCAATCTATCTGACCACTAGAGGTCAGTaagaaaatatatgtatttatttttttctgagacATTCTGTTCTAACTATGTAGAATGTAACTTGTAAAAAACAGGAGATGAGGTAAGAGGACTGGCTGACCCTGATTCAGTTAATGTTTGACTACTTTTAGGCCCAGTGTGTTAACTTGTGTGAACTGATTTAGGTCACTTTAGATAACCTGAAACAAGGTGACATGACCTACATAGAATTAAAAAACTGCCAAATCTGTACTAAGGTAATGTGTCTTCTACTGTTCTGCCCCCTCTAGCACTAGTCTGCTCCTTCAGTGTGCTCGTACCTGACAGAGGTGTCCCCAGCAGTCCTGCGCTGCTCTCGATTAGCTGCAGCAGCCCGAGGCCCCCCATCATGCGCTCCACGCCCACAATCATGGGCACCACCGCAAAGACCAGAGAGGTCAACGCCCCAGAGCAGAAGCCGTAGACGAGGCTGATCACCATCAGTGCAGAGTAGGAACCGGTCAAGGAGCTCACAGGCAGCAGCATGATGAACACTCCTGCCAGCGTTGTCCACATGCTCAGTAAGTGAATCAGACGAAAGTGGCCCAGATCTGAGAACCAGCCTGACACTACACGGCCCAAAATGTCTGAAGCGCCGGCAGCTGACATGACAAAAGCCGCTTGGTACTCAGAGAAGCCAGCTTGGCGGCTGTGGGCCACCAGGTGGAAATACGGCACAAAGTAGCCGACGTTAAGAAGAGTGACGGCCAAGGTATAGGTGATGTAAGGCCTCTCGAAGAGCAGCGACAGCTCCAGGTAGGAGGACACTCGCTGCAGCGCTGCACCACATGATGACCTGCTCTCTGAATCCAcctgaggggaagaaaagaaggaaatgctGAGCCTCATCTTCACTTAACATATATCATCCAACACCCTTCAAATTTAACTTACcttctatatatacagtaagtgttAATGTAAAGTCATCTCTTTTTCACCAAACAAGAGACTGATATCATGTCTGCAAATAGAAAGACAGTCACAGCATGAATTACTTAATTTTATGTGCGGTATTTTAAAGGGAAATATTCTTTATAGACCATTTTTAAAGTTCATAAAGACTGTTTCTTGGGTACACACACCACATGACTGTAGTAGTGTGATTGTGTGATgttgaggttttgttttgtggcagTAGTGAGCAGCGCTTAGTTAGTTAAATTCTCAGTGAGACATGGAACAGCTTCCCTTCATATAGAACAACATATTGTGTCAGGAATTCTTGCTGTAAATCATTTACTGAATCTTGAATCCAACTTCTCTGCTGTGTATGTATAAGCTGAAGACCGTAGAGTCTTGTAACACCTTTGCTGGGGCTTTAGAGCGTCGCTGTGGACGGATGAGAGCCCCACAGGGCACAATGTTGAGGCTGAGGCCCCCCAGAATCAGAAGGGCCCCTCGCCAGGCATACAtctccaccagcagctggaaGAGTGGGTTGAAAGCGAAAGAGGAGAGGCCGATGCTGGAGAACGCCAGTCCCAGCGCCAGGGTCCGCCGGCGAGTGAAGTTAGCCATGACTGTAGCCACCATGGGAGTAAAGACCAGCCCCCAGCCCAGacctggaggagaggggagggaagaacCACTGTGAGAGGTCACTTTATTCACCTGCAATTAACTAGGTTAACAGTTAACTAGGTAAACAAAGATGAGCTGCTTGTTGTTGTAAGACTTTGTTACCTGAAATAACTCCCATAGTGAGGTAGAGGTGAACAAGACAGGTGGCCTGCGAGGCAAGTATCAGGCCGAGTCCAGCGAGACAGCCCCCCGTCATCACCACCAACCGGGTATCATATGCATTACATAGTGCTGCACCCAGCGgacctgtaaaacacacacacacacacacacacacacacacacacacacacacacacacacctgcattaGTCAGGACTTTAAAGCATAAAGCCTGCAgtcttgtttttatc
This genomic window contains:
- the slc16a13 gene encoding monocarboxylate transporter 13 yields the protein MTNLKPKAESQSNEAEGPDGGWGWVLVGALFVSTSLVFGLMRSLGIFFVEFVQYFDESAQAISWISSTGLAAQQFFSPLGAALCNAYDTRLVVMTGGCLAGLGLILASQATCLVHLYLTMGVISGLGWGLVFTPMVATVMANFTRRRTLALGLAFSSIGLSSFAFNPLFQLLVEMYAWRGALLILGGLSLNIVPCGALIRPQRRSKAPAKVDSESRSSCGAALQRVSSYLELSLLFERPYITYTLAVTLLNVGYFVPYFHLVAHSRQAGFSEYQAAFVMSAAGASDILGRVVSGWFSDLGHFRLIHLLSMWTTLAGVFIMLLPVSSLTGSYSALMVISLVYGFCSGALTSLVFAVVPMIVGVERMMGGLGLLQLIESSAGLLGTPLSGFLKDVTGNYIASFMVAGSFLVLGTLTMATLPQYFSFTDPPAPQRPSLDDKDKGLHSELEQMNSLPSDTIHR